CCACGGTAGCAGCCCCAAAAAGGTATTCCAGAATTAAGTCCCAGCCAATGATCCAGGCCACAAATTCACCCAGGGTGGCGTACCCGTAGGTGTAAGCAGAACCGGCAATGGGAATCATAGAAGCGAACTCGGCGTAGCAAAGACCCGCGAACGCGCAGCCTAGACCGGCCAGAATAAAAGCCAACACAATTGCTGGGCCCGTGTACTGAGCGGCCGCACTACCCGTGAGCACGAAAATACCGGTACCAATGATGGCCCCTACCCCCAGGGCTACCAGGTTGACCGGCCCTAAGGTTCGTTTCAGGTTGTGCGCCCCCTCACTAAAGGCGTCTGCGCTAAGCTTGTCAATTGACTTCCTAGCGAAAAGTTGGTTTGCCATAAATGCGTAAAAGTTAGGGAATAGTTTGTTTGTAGTTCGTTTGTAAAAGGCTTGAAGGGGCTAATATAAGTACTTTTCGGTATATGTTATGCGGTAAATATTATATAAGCAGGAAATTCATGTGGGATTTCCCTTTTGCGCCCTAGCCCGTTTTAAGGCTGTTTTCCGGAAATCGGGCTTAAAACGGCTTGCTCCTTTCTTATTTATTAAGGGAGCGGAAGTTTTTTTACCAAGTGCCGTACATGCCTCCTGAGACGAGGCCATGCACACCAAACCCACCTTCTAAATAGACCCCAACTTGCTTGCCAACTCTCAGGCCCAACAAGTTAAGGTGCCCCAAGTAAGCTGCTTTTGACCGGTGCCGGGTCGTGTTTTCTGCATAGGACCTTTCCTCTACTTTGGTTACCAAAAGCCCCAGGGAAACGCCCGAATAAAGCTGCACGATTTCAGACCTTGCCCAAGTGTGTTCCACTGTTGGCATGAGGGTGTATACTTTCAACCTTTCCTCCCCACTCCTTGTTTTAACCGCCTCTCCCTGCTCGTCAGTGTGATGAAAAGAAATGGATTTGAGGTAGGTATAAGAGGAGATGGCGCCTACCTTCCACTTGGGGTCTACCTCCCGGAGATAGCCTACCTGTAAGGGCCCCACCGCCCGCTCCACCCTCCTGCTTACCGGAAAAAATAAGGTAAAGCTGTTACCCAGCCTTGTAGCTAACTCCTGCAAAGACGCAACCCCAGCCCCCACCAGTAGGTAATTCTTATTCTTTTCCTCTATCTCCTGGGCCTGGCCCGGTAAGGAAAGGAGTACGAGCAAGAAACTGCCAAACAACAGGGCAATTATTCTTAAAAGACGCATGGAAAAGGGGCAGTTTTAGGGCCAAGCTACTCAAAATCCCTTAAAACAAGCTTAAATAATTTGATCTCCCGGCCAGGGCAATGAAACCATTCCGTTTCGTATCTTCGTCACCTGAGAGTTTTCTAGAAAGAGTAGCAAGAAGGGCATGATACGGGTACTACACACAGCAGACTGGCATTTAGGGCAACGTTTGGCCAACTTTGAGCGCACCGAGGAGCACCGCGCCTTCCTCACCTGGCTGCGCCAAACCATCTGCGACCATAAGATTGATCTGCTCCTCATCGCCGGCGATGTCTTTGACACCGGTTTCCCCTCCAACACCGCCCTTAAGCTGTACTATGATTTCCTGCGCGAGGTAAAGGAAACCTGCTGCCGCGATCTGATTATTATAGGCGGTAACCATGACTCGGTGTCTACCCTCAACGCTCCCGCGGAGTTGCTCAGGCACTTTAACGTGCACGTGGTGGGCGGCGCCCCGGCCAACCCGCAGGACCAGGTGATCGTGCTCACCGATGAGCAGGAACAACCCAAGGCGGTGGTCTGCGCCGTTCCTTTCCTGCGCGACAAAGACGTGCGTCTCTCGGTGCCCGGCGAGACCGGCGAAGAGCGCGAGGCACGCCTTAAGCAAGGCATTTGCGACCATTACACCCAGCTGGTGCCGCTCATCCAGGAATTCAAGCAGCAGGGGGTGCCTGTGCTGGCCACCGGGCATTTATTCGCAGGCGGCGGAAGCGCCTCAGACAGCGAGAAGGAAATCCACGTGGGCAACCTGGGCCAGATCTGCGGCGACCAGTTCCCGGCAGAGTTTGACTATGTGGCCCTGGGTCACCTGCACCGTCCGCAGGTGGTACATAAATTAGAACACATCCGGTACAGCGGCTCCCCTATTCCGTTAAGCTTCTCTGAGATCACAGACCAGAAGCAGATTGTAGTGCTGGACTTCGCCGAAGGCCAATTAGTGAACATACAGGAGGTGCCGGTGCCGTGCTGGCGCAAGCTGGTCCGGTTTAAAGGTACCATTGACCAGGTCTTCACCAAGGTGATTGCCTATGACAACGGCGAAATGGCGTTCCCGGCCTGGGCCGAGGTACAGCTACAATACGAGCACAACCTGCACGACCACACCCAGCGCCTGCACGAGGCCTTCGCGCTTCAACCAAATTTGCAACTGCTTATCCACCGGCCGCTGCGCACAATAGACACCCAGAGCCTGGACCAGCAGGTGACCCCGGAACAGGACCTCGCGGACCTCAAGCCCAAGGACGTGTTCCTGAAGAAATGCGAAGAAGCCTTAACCGATGACTTGTACCAAGACCTGCTTTCCACCTTTGACGAACTGCTGGAACTGATGCCACAGCAGGAAGACGCACTTCTGTTCAAGGAAGAAGCCGTGGCCAGGCAGTAGCCAGCCCTCCCCCAGATTTCACCAGCTTCTTAAGGCCGTTCTACTAGGGATCAGCCGCTTCATTCGCCTTTTCCTGTTTTGGGGCTGTTTTTAATAAAACGGCCCCAAAACAGGAAAAGGCCTGTACTTGTATGCTTCTCGGCTTTTTTATTGTTCTCACCAACAAACAAAATACCCTTGCTTTATTCTGTTTGCTGTAGAAAACACGCAGGAAGGGCGAGTTTCTTACGTGACCTTTTCTGAAGGAATCAGGCCTTTCCTAAATTACCCACTCTAAACCTCACTTGTTTTCCTTATTGACCCTGAACAAAATCCACCTTCCAGGTTATTACCTCTCTCTATAAGCAAATAGATATTATCAATTTGATCTATAGCAACCAAGAAAGCACCTTTGAGTATAAGATGTAAGGTAGAATTGGGTATCACTTTTCCTTTATTTACCCCTCTCCTATTCCCGTGAAGTTTTACTAGTATCTGGAACACTTTCATTCATCCTCTAAACCAAAGCATGTATGGTGAACGACAATCAAGAAAAACCAGGCCACAATGGTCAGGGAAAAGGCGCGGCATCTAATCTGACTACCCGTCAGGGGCATCCGGTAACGGACAACCAGAACATCAGAACCATAGGCAACCGGGGTCCGGCTACCATGGAGAACTACCACTTCATTGAGAAGATCAGCCACTTTGACCGTGAGCGTATTCCGGAACGGGTGGTGCATGCCAGAGGAGCCGGGGCGCACGGCGTGTTTGAGGCCTACGGGAAAGTGGGGAATGAACCCATTGCCAAATACACCCGCGCGAAGCTGTTCCAGGAAAAAGGCAAGCAGACCCCGGTGTTTGTGCGTTTCTCTACCGTAGGCCACGGCGGCCACTCTCCCGAGACTCTGCGCGACCCCCGCGGCTTTGCGGTGAAGTTCTATACCGAAGACGGCAACTGGGACCTGGTGGGCAACAACCTGAAGATTTTCTTCATCAGGGATGCCATGAAGTTTCCGGACCTGATCCACTCCCAGAAACCAGACCCAGTCACCAACATCCAAAGCGGCGAGCGAATTTTTGATTTCATTGCCAACACCCCAGAGTCTACCCACATGGCCACGTTCCTGTTCTCGCCCTGGGGCATTCCGGCCAACTACCGGCAAATGCAGGGATCGGGCGTGAATACCTATAAATGGGTGAACGCAGACGGTGAGGCCGTGCTGGTGAAATACCACTGGGAACCGCTGCAGGGCATTAGAAACTTGACCCAGGCCGAGGCCGAAAGCATTCAGGCCAAGAACTTCAACCACGCCACCCAGGACCTATACGAGGCCATCAAAGACGGCAACTTCCCCGAATGGGAGCTGTGCGTCCAGATCATGAGCGATGACGAGCACCCCGAACTGGACTTTGACCCGCTGGATGACACCAAGCTGTGGCCCATGGACCAGTTCCCGTTCCTGCCCGTAGGCAAGATGACCCTCAATCAAAACCCTATAGATTACTTCAATGAAGTAGAGCAAGTGGCCTTCGGGACGGGGGTATTGGTAGACGGCCTTGACTTCTCTGATGACAAAATGCTGCAGGGCCGTACCTTCTCCTACTCAGATACCCAGCGCTACCGCGTAGGGCCCAACTACCTGCAACTGCCCATCAACGCCCCCCAAAACCAGGTGGCAACCAACCAGAGAGGCGGCCAGATGTCTTACGTCACTGACTTCGGCAAGGGCCAAAACCCGCACATCAACTATGAGCCTTCTTCTTTGGGCGGGCTCAAAGAGGCGCCTAAAGCCGGCAAAGACTATACGCCGCGCTATGAGGCCAACCTGGTCCGCCAGAAGATTGACCGCACCAATGACTTCAAGCAGGCCGGTGACACCTACCGCAACTTTGAGGACTGGGAGCGCGATGAACTGATCAACAATCTGGTGAACACCCTGGCTACCGCCGATAAAGTGATCCAGGACAAAATGATTGAGCACTTCACGCTGGCAGACAAGGACTACGGCCGCAGAGTGGCCGAAGGCCTGGCCAAGACATCCAAAGCCCGGGAAGACAAAGGCCCTATTGGCGCGACCTCCCCCGAAGCCGGGGTGCAGGAAGCCATCAAGACCTCCCATTCGGCCAAGCCTTACTAAGGAGTTGTAAGACTCATGATGAAAAGCCACCTCTCTGGAGGTGGCTTTTTTATTAACTGCCTTTGTGATTAGGTCCTCTATGGTAAGTAGGGGCTATCCCTGGTGGTGGTCATTTACGGTTGCTCCCGTGTTAGGGCAACCACTTGGGATTGCCCCTACTTATTTTCAATTCACTTCGCCTGGGATTTTGGCATTTTTACTTCCTTTGCAGGTAGCCAATTTAGCCAACACCATGCAAAAAGAAGACCTGCTCCAGACCCACACCAGAATTGCCCCTTACATTCACCGCACCCCGGTCCTTACCTCCAGGCTATTGAATGAAATAGCGGGCGCCAACCTGTACTTTAAATGTGAGAACTTCCAACGCATGGGGGCCTTTAAGATGCGGGGCGCCATGTACGCGGTGCTGCAGCTGTCTGAGGAGCAGAAAAGCAAAGGGGTGGTGACCCATTCCTCGGGCAATTTTGCGCAGGCCCTGGCGCTAGCGGCGCAGAGCGTGGGCGTGAAAGCCTATATTGTCATGCCTGAGAACGCGCCGCAGGTCAAGAAAGAAGCCGTGAAAGGCTACGGCGGCCAGATAATTGAGTGCGCCTCTACCCCCATAGCGCGTGAAGAGGTGGCTGCCCAGATGGAACGTGAGACCGGCGCTTTCTTCATTCACCCGTCTAATGACCTTAACGTCATTCTGGGACAGGGAACCGCCGCGCTGGAGCTCCTGGAAGACCAACCTGACCTGCACTATATCTTCTCACCCGTAGGCGGCGGCGGCCTAATTGCCGGAACAGCTTTGGCGGCGCACTTTATAGGCCAGAATTGCCAGGTGATTGGGGGAGAACCCTTTGGGGCAGATGATGCCTACCGGTCCCTGCAAAGTGGCCAGATAGAGTCTAATGAAACTACCCAAACCATAGCCGATGGCCTGAGAACTCAGCTAGGCGATATCAACTTCCCTATTATAAAGGAGCACGTGGAGAAAATAATCAGGGTAGAGGAAGCGGAGATTATCGCCGCCATGAAGCTGGTCTGGGAAAGGATGAAAATTATTATTGAGCCTTCCAGCGCGGTGGCCCTGGCGGCCCTGTTGCGGGAAAAAGACGCATACGCCGGCCAGAAAATAGGGATTATCCTTTCCGGCGGTAATGTGGACGTGCAGCACCTCCCATTTTAGAGCCGTTTTCTGTAAAACAGGGGCAAAACAAAAAAGGGGATCGTCGGTTTCTCAGGTGGGGAAGAAATGCCTGGGAATAGCGCTGGAGCAGCAATAGGTATCCTACAGGGAAGCATGTCTTTGCCTCTACCACACATCTCCAGCCCGTTCTTCCCGTATCCTTCTTACAAGATGTTATTACCATTTAAGAGAAAACTATGATTGCTACTAAAGGATATGCCGCTTTTGACCCTAATTCGCCTCTGGCACCTTTCAATTTTGAAAGACGTGAGGTAGGGCCGCATGATGTCATGATTGAGATTCAGTTCTGTGGCGTGTGCCATTCAGATTTACATACCGCCAAAGGCGAATGGCCCGGGGTGATGTACCCGGTGGTGCCCGGCCATGAGATTGTGGGCCGTGTGGTCCGCGTAGGCGACCACGTCTCCCGGTTCAAGAAAGACGACTTGGCCGGGGTAGGCTGTATGGTCAACTCCTGCCGTACGTGCCCCAGCTGCCAGGAAGGCCTGGAGCAATATTGTGAGAACGGAAACATTGGCACTTACAATAGCCCAGAGGCCGGCATGGACTCCCCTACTTTTGGCGGATACTCCAACCAGATTGTGGTCAATGAAGACTTCGTCCTGAAGATTCGGGAAGACCAGGACCTGGCCCGCGTGGCGCCGTTGCTGTGCGCCGGAATTACCACTTATTCGCCGCTACGCCAGTGGAACATTGGCCAGGGCCACCGGGTAGCCGTAGTAGGTCTGGGCGGACTTGGCCACATGGCCGTGAAAATTGCCGCCGCCATGGGCGCCGATGTGACCGTACTCAGCACCTCGGCCAACAAAGAAGCCGATGCCAGAGCTTTAGG
This Rufibacter radiotolerans DNA region includes the following protein-coding sequences:
- a CDS encoding NAD(P)-dependent alcohol dehydrogenase, whose translation is MIATKGYAAFDPNSPLAPFNFERREVGPHDVMIEIQFCGVCHSDLHTAKGEWPGVMYPVVPGHEIVGRVVRVGDHVSRFKKDDLAGVGCMVNSCRTCPSCQEGLEQYCENGNIGTYNSPEAGMDSPTFGGYSNQIVVNEDFVLKIREDQDLARVAPLLCAGITTYSPLRQWNIGQGHRVAVVGLGGLGHMAVKIAAAMGADVTVLSTSANKEADARALGAHNFVVTKDPEAFKAARNSFDFILNTVSAKMNLDEYVNLLKLDGTMILLGVPPEALALHPGSLIFKRRRIAGSLIGGIAETQEMLDFCAHHRILSDIEIINIAQINTAYDRMLAGDVKYRFVIDMATLEDTSA
- a CDS encoding exonuclease SbcCD subunit D C-terminal domain-containing protein: MIRVLHTADWHLGQRLANFERTEEHRAFLTWLRQTICDHKIDLLLIAGDVFDTGFPSNTALKLYYDFLREVKETCCRDLIIIGGNHDSVSTLNAPAELLRHFNVHVVGGAPANPQDQVIVLTDEQEQPKAVVCAVPFLRDKDVRLSVPGETGEEREARLKQGICDHYTQLVPLIQEFKQQGVPVLATGHLFAGGGSASDSEKEIHVGNLGQICGDQFPAEFDYVALGHLHRPQVVHKLEHIRYSGSPIPLSFSEITDQKQIVVLDFAEGQLVNIQEVPVPCWRKLVRFKGTIDQVFTKVIAYDNGEMAFPAWAEVQLQYEHNLHDHTQRLHEAFALQPNLQLLIHRPLRTIDTQSLDQQVTPEQDLADLKPKDVFLKKCEEALTDDLYQDLLSTFDELLELMPQQEDALLFKEEAVARQ
- a CDS encoding pyridoxal-phosphate dependent enzyme, producing MQKEDLLQTHTRIAPYIHRTPVLTSRLLNEIAGANLYFKCENFQRMGAFKMRGAMYAVLQLSEEQKSKGVVTHSSGNFAQALALAAQSVGVKAYIVMPENAPQVKKEAVKGYGGQIIECASTPIAREEVAAQMERETGAFFIHPSNDLNVILGQGTAALELLEDQPDLHYIFSPVGGGGLIAGTALAAHFIGQNCQVIGGEPFGADDAYRSLQSGQIESNETTQTIADGLRTQLGDINFPIIKEHVEKIIRVEEAEIIAAMKLVWERMKIIIEPSSAVALAALLREKDAYAGQKIGIILSGGNVDVQHLPF
- a CDS encoding catalase, giving the protein MVNDNQEKPGHNGQGKGAASNLTTRQGHPVTDNQNIRTIGNRGPATMENYHFIEKISHFDRERIPERVVHARGAGAHGVFEAYGKVGNEPIAKYTRAKLFQEKGKQTPVFVRFSTVGHGGHSPETLRDPRGFAVKFYTEDGNWDLVGNNLKIFFIRDAMKFPDLIHSQKPDPVTNIQSGERIFDFIANTPESTHMATFLFSPWGIPANYRQMQGSGVNTYKWVNADGEAVLVKYHWEPLQGIRNLTQAEAESIQAKNFNHATQDLYEAIKDGNFPEWELCVQIMSDDEHPELDFDPLDDTKLWPMDQFPFLPVGKMTLNQNPIDYFNEVEQVAFGTGVLVDGLDFSDDKMLQGRTFSYSDTQRYRVGPNYLQLPINAPQNQVATNQRGGQMSYVTDFGKGQNPHINYEPSSLGGLKEAPKAGKDYTPRYEANLVRQKIDRTNDFKQAGDTYRNFEDWERDELINNLVNTLATADKVIQDKMIEHFTLADKDYGRRVAEGLAKTSKAREDKGPIGATSPEAGVQEAIKTSHSAKPY